The sequence below is a genomic window from Luteimonas sp. MC1825.
CCGGGATCGGCGCGTTCTTCGAGCCGAAATTGCGCGAGCGATTCGGCGTCACCGAGGACCGCCACGTGCTGCTGGATTCGCTGGCCGCCGCCGGCTTCCGCCACGAGGACATCGACGTGGTGGTGCTGAGCCACCTGCACTTCGACCACGCCGGCGGCCTGCTCGCTCCGTGGGCGGAAGGCGCGGCGCCGGCACTGCTGTTCCCCAATGCCACCTTCGTGCTCGGCCGCGAGCAATGGGCGCGCGCGGTGGACCCGCATCCGCGCGACCGGGCCAGCTACATCCCGGAGTTGCCCGGGCTGCTCGAGGCCAGCGGACGCCTGGAGCTGGTGGACGGCGTGCACACGCCCGCGCTCGGCAACAGCGTGCGTTTCCACTACAGCGACGGCCACACGCCGGGGATGATGCTGGCCGAGATCGTCGGCCCCGACCTGCGTGGCGGCGAGGCGCACGGCGGGGTGGTGTATTGCGCCGACCTGGTACCGGGCCTGCCCTGGGTACACGTGCCGATCACGATGGGCTACGACCGCTGCGCCGAGACCCTGATCGACGAGAAGCAGGCGTTCCTCGAGGACAAGCTGGCGCGCAACGTGCACCTGTTCTTTACCCACGACCCGGAATGCGCGCTGGCGCAACTGGCGCGCGACGCGCGCGGCCGGTTCACGGCGGAGCACCGGCTGGCCGGACTGCACGCACGGAGCCTGGGCGCTGCCTGAGCGCGGCGCTCAGCGCGCGACGGGGGCCAGCAGCAACCAGGCGGCCAGCAGTGCCGACAGCAGCAGGACGACGATGAC
It includes:
- a CDS encoding MBL fold metallo-hydrolase, which produces MKLWSIDGNTQKLDGGAMFGNAPRAVWAKWAAPDDANRIPLATRCLLATPLAGRTVLFETGIGAFFEPKLRERFGVTEDRHVLLDSLAAAGFRHEDIDVVVLSHLHFDHAGGLLAPWAEGAAPALLFPNATFVLGREQWARAVDPHPRDRASYIPELPGLLEASGRLELVDGVHTPALGNSVRFHYSDGHTPGMMLAEIVGPDLRGGEAHGGVVYCADLVPGLPWVHVPITMGYDRCAETLIDEKQAFLEDKLARNVHLFFTHDPECALAQLARDARGRFTAEHRLAGLHARSLGAA